Proteins from a single region of Candidatus Palauibacter scopulicola:
- the plsY gene encoding glycerol-3-phosphate 1-O-acyltransferase PlsY — translation MTAPLLTLAAYLIGAFPTSYLVGRAYGYDLRREGSGNLGSTNAYRVLGFFPAVGVLIVDLLKGFVPVWLFPMWDGRAGAWALAYGLAAISGHVWPVYTRFRGGKGVATAAGTMAALVPVAVIVAFFVWVVTVILTRTASMASLVSAALVPIMARGSAAPRSVVFYALLLAITVWWTHRSNLARIVRREEFQVDWRRGRLPRRERVARKPPKDDA, via the coding sequence ATGACCGCACCCCTCCTGACCCTTGCCGCCTATCTCATCGGGGCCTTCCCCACCAGCTACCTCGTCGGGCGCGCCTACGGGTACGACCTGCGGCGGGAGGGGAGCGGTAACCTCGGGTCGACGAACGCCTACCGGGTCCTCGGGTTCTTCCCGGCCGTGGGCGTGCTCATCGTGGATCTGCTGAAGGGGTTCGTGCCCGTCTGGCTCTTCCCGATGTGGGACGGGCGTGCCGGCGCCTGGGCGCTCGCCTACGGGCTCGCGGCCATTTCCGGCCACGTGTGGCCCGTGTATACGAGATTCAGGGGAGGGAAGGGGGTCGCGACCGCCGCCGGAACGATGGCCGCGCTGGTTCCGGTGGCCGTGATCGTCGCCTTCTTCGTGTGGGTCGTGACGGTGATCCTCACGCGGACGGCTTCCATGGCGTCGCTCGTCTCGGCGGCCCTCGTACCCATCATGGCGCGCGGCTCGGCGGCGCCGCGCTCCGTCGTGTTCTATGCGCTCCTCCTGGCGATCACGGTCTGGTGGACCCACCGCTCGAACCTCGCGCGGATCGTGAGACGCGAGGAATTCCAGGTGGATTGGCGCCGCGGCCGGCTCCCGCGCCGGGAGAGGGTGGCGCGGAAGCCCCCGAAGGACGACGCGTGA
- a CDS encoding NAD(P)H-dependent glycerol-3-phosphate dehydrogenase, protein MSAQRVAVLGAGSWGTALADVLVRNGHDVRLWARDAAHAAAMRATGTNERYLPGIELGRPLTVTSDLAEAMDDTGFVLSVCPSHAVREVLRQAAPHLEDQILVSASKGIELGTHRRMSEVIVETLGEAAGRRTVVLSGPSFAEELLRGLPTAVVAASRSEAHALAVQSLFRNGYFRVYTQPDVDGVELGGALKNVIALAAGISDGLELGSNARAALINRGLAEIARLARHFGARETTLGGLAGLGDLVLTCTGRLSRNRSAGLAIGAGRRPSEVIGEMDQVVEGARTARAAYELSRDLDVEMPITSSVYSILYEDVAPREVLARLMAREPKPERWG, encoded by the coding sequence GTGAGCGCGCAGAGGGTCGCCGTACTCGGGGCGGGCAGCTGGGGCACGGCGCTGGCCGATGTCCTCGTCCGGAACGGCCACGACGTGCGGCTGTGGGCGCGGGACGCCGCTCACGCCGCCGCGATGCGCGCGACCGGGACGAACGAGCGGTATCTGCCCGGGATCGAACTGGGCCGTCCGCTCACCGTGACGTCGGACCTCGCGGAGGCGATGGACGACACCGGTTTCGTGCTCTCCGTGTGCCCATCGCACGCCGTGCGCGAGGTGCTGCGACAAGCCGCGCCCCATCTCGAGGATCAGATCCTGGTCTCGGCCTCCAAGGGGATCGAACTCGGGACGCACCGGAGGATGTCGGAGGTCATCGTGGAGACGCTGGGCGAGGCCGCGGGGAGACGTACGGTCGTCCTCTCGGGACCCAGCTTCGCGGAGGAACTCCTCCGCGGGCTCCCGACGGCGGTGGTCGCCGCAAGCCGTAGCGAAGCTCACGCGCTCGCCGTGCAGAGCCTGTTCCGGAACGGGTACTTTCGCGTGTACACGCAGCCGGATGTGGACGGCGTGGAGCTCGGCGGCGCGCTCAAGAACGTGATCGCGCTCGCGGCCGGGATATCGGACGGACTGGAACTGGGGTCGAACGCGCGCGCGGCGCTCATCAACCGCGGACTGGCGGAGATCGCCCGGCTCGCCCGGCACTTCGGGGCGCGGGAAACGACGCTCGGGGGCCTCGCCGGGCTCGGAGACCTCGTTCTCACCTGCACGGGACGGCTGAGCCGGAATCGCTCCGCCGGACTCGCCATTGGCGCGGGCCGCCGGCCTTCGGAAGTGATCGGTGAGATGGACCAGGTCGTGGAAGGCGCGCGAACGGCGCGCGCGGCATACGAACTGAGCCGGGATCTGGACGTGGAGATGCCGATCACAAGCAGTGTATATTCGATCCTGTACGAAGATGTTGCGCCCCGAGAGGTGCTGGCGCGGCTGATGGCCCGGGAACCGAAACCCGAACGCTGGGGCTAG
- a CDS encoding MerR family transcriptional regulator, protein MSDRIAPKEYYSIGEVCEIADLKPHVLRYWETQFSALRPTKNRAGNRVYRPKQIQLVQLLRHLLYTERYTIEGARRKLDQLRAGGELAAEARVAWDRETIRDLRREADELVRLLEDGEAG, encoded by the coding sequence GTGTCCGACCGCATCGCCCCGAAGGAGTACTACTCGATCGGGGAAGTGTGCGAGATCGCGGATCTCAAGCCGCACGTTCTGCGCTATTGGGAAACGCAATTCTCGGCGCTTCGCCCCACGAAGAACCGGGCGGGGAACCGGGTGTACCGCCCGAAGCAGATCCAGCTCGTGCAGCTCCTGCGCCACCTCCTCTACACGGAGCGGTACACGATCGAGGGCGCGAGGCGGAAGCTCGACCAGCTGCGCGCGGGCGGGGAACTCGCGGCGGAGGCGCGCGTGGCCTGGGACCGGGAGACGATCCGCGACCTCCGGAGGGAGGCCGACGAACTGGTCCGGCTTCTAGAGGACGGCGAGGCCGGGTGA
- the surE gene encoding 5'/3'-nucleotidase SurE, whose translation MTEAEKPVLLCTNDDGVKSTGLALLARVADAFGDVWTVAPDREQSATSHALSLFRPLRLTRLGPRRYMVDGTPTDCVLLALKEILDARPRFVLSGVNHGPNMGEDVLYSGTVAAAMEATILGVPAIAFSFTGSDDRVLETYEALLGRIIAACLDRESFPDETFFNVNLPDRPAGQVKGITVTALGRRVYHDSLRRIHDEEGTEYFKIGGGHSAWRGREDSDFRAVRAGFVSVTPLHLDLTNFELLNEVRSWRLGG comes from the coding sequence GTGACCGAAGCGGAAAAACCCGTCCTCCTGTGCACGAACGACGACGGCGTGAAGTCGACCGGACTCGCGTTGCTCGCCCGCGTGGCGGACGCGTTCGGCGACGTGTGGACGGTGGCGCCGGACCGGGAGCAGAGCGCCACGAGCCATGCGCTCTCGCTGTTCCGCCCCCTCCGGCTGACGCGGCTCGGACCGCGACGCTACATGGTGGACGGGACCCCGACCGATTGCGTCCTCCTCGCGCTGAAGGAGATCCTCGATGCACGGCCCCGCTTCGTCCTCTCGGGCGTCAATCACGGCCCCAACATGGGAGAGGACGTGCTCTACTCCGGCACCGTGGCGGCGGCGATGGAGGCGACGATCCTCGGCGTGCCCGCGATCGCCTTCTCGTTCACCGGGAGCGACGACCGCGTCCTCGAGACCTACGAGGCGCTGCTCGGTCGGATCATCGCCGCCTGTCTCGACCGGGAGTCCTTTCCGGATGAGACGTTTTTCAACGTCAACCTTCCGGACCGCCCGGCGGGCCAGGTGAAGGGGATCACGGTGACGGCGCTCGGGCGCCGCGTGTACCACGACTCGCTCCGCCGGATCCACGATGAGGAGGGAACCGAGTACTTCAAGATCGGAGGAGGACATTCGGCCTGGCGCGGCCGCGAGGATTCCGACTTCCGCGCCGTGCGGGCCGGCTTCGTCTCGGTGACGCCGCTCCACCTGGACCTGACGAATTTCGAACTGCTGAACGAGGTGAGGTCGTGGCGGCTGGGAGGCTGA
- a CDS encoding protein-L-isoaspartate(D-aspartate) O-methyltransferase yields the protein MAAGRLTERDPAADYRRDRRRLVERLRDGGVSDLAVLHAFDSVPRHAFIPDVMRARAYEDVPLPIGRGQTISSPTIHALSLEYAEIRPGHRVLEVGTGAGFQTALLAALGARVYSIERIASLYEAAARTLDRLGVDARLMHGDGTRGWPRHAPFRAIIVGAAAAARPPEALFRQLADGGRLIVPVGTRRQELRRYTRRGDDYERETITGARFVPLIEDGQRGGRAGRNP from the coding sequence GTGGCGGCTGGGAGGCTGACGGAGCGGGACCCCGCGGCGGACTACCGGCGCGACCGCCGTCGCCTCGTGGAACGGCTCCGCGATGGGGGGGTGAGCGACCTGGCCGTCCTGCACGCCTTCGACAGCGTGCCGCGGCACGCGTTCATTCCCGACGTGATGCGCGCCCGCGCCTACGAGGATGTGCCGCTCCCCATCGGCCGGGGGCAGACCATTTCGAGCCCCACAATCCACGCCCTCAGCCTCGAATACGCGGAAATCCGGCCCGGTCACCGCGTCCTGGAAGTGGGGACGGGGGCCGGGTTTCAGACGGCGCTCCTCGCAGCGCTCGGGGCGAGGGTGTACTCCATCGAGCGGATCGCTTCGCTCTACGAGGCCGCGGCGCGCACGCTGGACCGCCTGGGCGTGGACGCGCGTCTCATGCACGGGGACGGTACCCGGGGCTGGCCGCGTCACGCTCCCTTCCGGGCGATCATCGTGGGCGCGGCGGCCGCCGCCCGCCCGCCGGAAGCGCTCTTCAGACAGCTGGCCGATGGAGGCCGCCTGATCGTACCCGTGGGCACGCGACGACAGGAACTGCGGCGCTACACGCGACGCGGAGACGATTACGAGAGGGAGACGATCACCGGCGCCCGCTTCGTCCCCCTCATCGAGGATGGACAGCGGGGCGGGCGGGCCGGGAGGAACCCGTGA